From Triticum urartu cultivar G1812 chromosome 2, Tu2.1, whole genome shotgun sequence, a single genomic window includes:
- the LOC125534292 gene encoding auxin-induced protein 15A-like, whose product MCNVITIPSVAWLRRAVRRWRARRSASAPVPAGHVAVCAEGARFMVRLAHLSHPAFLELLRQAEEEYGFRSGASGPVALPCDEARLRDVLRRVSSSCDSEEPRRPFCRRRADSRPLLQAVAVEKLFL is encoded by the coding sequence ATGTGCAACGTCATCACGATCCCGTCGGTCGCCTGGCTGCGCCGCGCCGTGCGCCGGTGGCGCGCCCGCCGCTCCGCCTCCGCGCCGGTGCCGGCGGGGCACGTGGCGGTCTGCGCGGAGGGCGCGCGGTTCATGGTGCGGCTGGCGCACCTCAGCCACCCGGCCTTCCTGGAGCTGCTCCGGCAGGCGGAGGAGGAGTACGGCTTCCGGTCCGGCGCCTCCGGCCCCGTCGCGCTCCCCTGCGACGAGGCCCGCCTCCGCGACGTCCTCCGCCGCGTCTCTTCCTCGTGCGACTCAGAGGAGCCGCGCCGCCCCTTCTGCCGCCGCCGTGCCGACTCGCGGCCGCTGCTGCAGGCGGTGGCCGTGGAGAAGCTCTTCTTGTGA